TGTTTTTAGGAAATTTAATTGTTTTAATCCCAATGATTATCCAATCCCATGGAGGAGCTAGATATGGTTTAGCAGAGCCACAATTAACAAGAACTAGATGGGGTGTTTACGGAGCAATTCTACCTAGTTGGATTAGGGCTATAATAGGTGCTGGTTGGTGGGGCATTGAGAGTTATATTATTACTGAAGCAGCAACTGCAATCTATACTATTTTAACTGGAAAGGTTAACATTGTGGAATATACTGCAACACATTATTCAAATTACCCATTTATATTAGCTATTGATTTTCCAACAGTATTTTGGGGAGTATTTGCTGGAGTTATTTTAGCTCAAATTCTAGTATTTTACTTTTCTCCGATAAATAAAGGACAGCCTGCTTTAAAATGGTTAGCAAGAATTGGTGGTCCGGTAATACTCTTAACTTATCTAGTTACGTGGATGTATTTCATGAATAAAGTAAATTGGTCTATAAACATCTTTTCTTTATCAACCTCTTCTTCTCCATCGATATTATCTTTCTTAACATTTTTAAACGCAAATATTGCATTTTGGGCTACTATGGCACTAACGATGCCAGATTATACTAGATTTGCAAAAAACCAGTTTTCTCAAACTATAGGTCAAATTCCTATGCCTCTTTTAATGCTATTTATTGCTGTTATGTCAGTCATGACAACGGCAACATCATTAAAGCTTTATGGAGAAGCGATTTGGGATCCAATAATTCTAATTACCCTTCATACAAGTTTTGCAATCCCATTACTTTTAGGAATAATTTTGGGAACTTTTCTTGTTAATGTTTATGCTAATGCTGTGGGTCCAGCTTATGACTTTGCCAATACGTTTCCTAAATATTTATCATGGTTTAGAGGATCCTTAATTTTAATAATAGTAGGCTTAGCCATAGGTGCATGGAGTTATTATGGAAATGCGTATAGTTACATACAGAATTGGTTATTAACTTATGGTGGTCTTTTAGGGAGTATTGAAGGTATAATTATATTTGATTATGCGGTAATTAGAAGGTTTAAGATTGACTTACCGGATGTGTTTCTAAGTAAAGGGAGATATAGATATTTGAAGGGAATTAATCCAGCAGCGTTAATTACTTTCGTAGTTATATCCTTGTTACTCTATCTACCGTATCCAGGTGAGAACATAGTTCTAGATAATTCTTGGATTTTATCGTTCTTACTTTCTGGAGCAATTTATATTCCTTTAATGATATTCTGGGTTATTCCTAAATATCAGCCATTCTTAAAAGGTTCTCTGAGAGAAGGATATATTTCGGAAGAATCTAGGAAAATCTATAGCTAACAAGAAAATCTTTTTAATCCTTCAATAACTTGGAAGATACTAGGTCTTTTTCTATAATCGGGATATACTAAAGAAAGTAAATATTTCTGGAATTTAGTTGAAGTAGAGGAGTAAAGTTTTAGGTAATAATTTACATATTTTGAATAAACTGAATTTATATCGTTTGTGAATATTATCTCATCTGGATTAAAACCGCTTCTACCCCAGGTTAATGCTAGTAATGAAGCACCAAGCGAAAACACGTCCATTACTGGCATTGAAGGATATGCCATATATTGTTCTGGTGGCGCGTATTCTGAAGTTAGATGTGTTGGTAGCTCTCTCACTCTTTTAGCTGAACCTAAATCTCCTAACTTTACTTTTATATTACAAACCTCTTCTGGATTTGTGACCTCTTTTGGAAGTAAAAAGTTACTTGGTTTAACATCTAAGTGAACGTAACCAGATATGTGAAGAGTTTTTAGTGCATATGCGATGTCTAAGCCAATTTTTGCAACTATTTCTTCCCACTTTGAGGAGTAATTAAACCCTTTAGACAATAAGGAGAGAACTGATCCTCCAGCCATGTATTCCATAATAATAGCTGGTGGTGATGATAGGTATAGAAATGGATCACCTCTCATTATTTCCTTTATATTTGTTAGGTCGTTATATACTGCGTAAATACGAACTAGGTACTCGGATTTTGAGGTAATTTCCACTAGATTTATTGCTTCTTTAGATAACTCCCTAAAGAGATTTAAACTAGAGACTGTCGCCGACATGTTAGCATTGTCTATTTTTGGTATTTTAATTGCGTAATTAATTCCGTTTTTTACTCCTCTGAGTACAAAGGAATTTCCTCCTTCTCCTATAATCCCTACAATTTTATAACCGTAAATTTCTTTCCCGAGCCAAGAGTTTGGAAAACTTGGTAAGATCTTACTCTT
The sequence above is drawn from the Sulfurisphaera tokodaii str. 7 genome and encodes:
- a CDS encoding NCS1 family nucleobase:cation symporter-1, whose protein sequence is MAEIERSSIVRYYKDRGQVELTNVFPNEKLLWNADIHPVPVKGRNWGALTYFWIWVSMAFIVPSWTLASVGLVLGLSVIQSIFTVFLGNLIVLIPMIIQSHGGARYGLAEPQLTRTRWGVYGAILPSWIRAIIGAGWWGIESYIITEAATAIYTILTGKVNIVEYTATHYSNYPFILAIDFPTVFWGVFAGVILAQILVFYFSPINKGQPALKWLARIGGPVILLTYLVTWMYFMNKVNWSINIFSLSTSSSPSILSFLTFLNANIAFWATMALTMPDYTRFAKNQFSQTIGQIPMPLLMLFIAVMSVMTTATSLKLYGEAIWDPIILITLHTSFAIPLLLGIILGTFLVNVYANAVGPAYDFANTFPKYLSWFRGSLILIIVGLAIGAWSYYGNAYSYIQNWLLTYGGLLGSIEGIIIFDYAVIRRFKIDLPDVFLSKGRYRYLKGINPAALITFVVISLLLYLPYPGENIVLDNSWILSFLLSGAIYIPLMIFWVIPKYQPFLKGSLREGYISEESRKIYS
- a CDS encoding protein kinase domain-containing protein, giving the protein MIIFSKLQKDFSSLSTISIEKKIPLVISPIEIIFFGSALEPIVKKTLFPSTSVSDKTFSISQSQDSYLISFYTPSTASVYAAIKIPSLVPIECLSEYEICDYLKELFHSTNLQQIYEKYKSKILPSFPNSWLGKEIYGYKIVGIIGEGGNSFVLRGVKNGINYAIKIPKIDNANMSATVSSLNLFRELSKEAINLVEITSKSEYLVRIYAVYNDLTNIKEIMRGDPFLYLSSPPAIIMEYMAGGSVLSLLSKGFNYSSKWEEIVAKIGLDIAYALKTLHISGYVHLDVKPSNFLLPKEVTNPEEVCNIKVKLGDLGSAKRVRELPTHLTSEYAPPEQYMAYPSMPVMDVFSLGASLLALTWGRSGFNPDEIIFTNDINSVYSKYVNYYLKLYSSTSTKFQKYLLSLVYPDYRKRPSIFQVIEGLKRFSC